In Malus sylvestris chromosome 2, drMalSylv7.2, whole genome shotgun sequence, the genomic stretch gaagTAAGTGgagtgtattaagataatttttaattgaaaaaacaaatgtgaggtgtattaagtatgttgggtttattcaacaatttgtggggtgttaatataaaaagGCAGCCCACCACCTAAATACAAGCCCAATAGCAAATAAGAAAATACAGTATAGGTTCAAAAGTGGCCAgctgaacaattttttttttcctaagacTGTAATGGAAACCAGCAGCCACTAGATGCACCTCCATTGCaatgccaccaccaccaccaagagAACAAACCAACAGAACAACTAGATCAACAGAAAATGGGGGTGAGCGGGCCACCCACGCAGTGAGCGCTCACATAATCTTACCCAATAGTGCTAAAAGCACTTTAATAGCCCACCCAACACCTGAGGAGAAGCACACAGTCCGACTAGTAGAGGCTGGTAGTAGAGAACGTGCGACGAACAATATCATCGGAGCAGGAGAGGACCATGAAGATCTGAGACTAGCTCGTGGGAATTGAGACGAAGTTCAAAGAACAAAGCTCAAGGGAAGCCAAAACAAAGACCAAATGAGAAAAAAGtgcagaaattaaaaaaaaacttattgcGTGGAAGGGtgtggaaatgatgaaggaaatgaGGGGAAGAGGGAAGATGCAAAGAGTGGAGATGGATGGAAAAGAAGGAAGGAGGGGGAAGATGGGGAAAAAGGGGAAGGAGGGAATATGCAGAGGatggagaaggaagagaaagaggGAAGGAAAGCTAGAAAGAGATGGCAGTCAAGCTGCCGCCAACCAAAAGCCGGAGTAAGGAGCGGCGGCtaggagaaatttttttcgCTGGAGGTAGAAAGGAGGAAAGGTTTTAGAGagaggttagagagagagagagagagagagagagagagagagaaagagagagcaagAAAATATGTTAATCAAAACCTTTATTTCCGCCTTGCGATGCTCTAAGATGGTAAGAAGTTAtctctttcaaatttttgaTGTGAAATCGCAGTAACGATTTCTTAACGTCGTAGGCTTCAGTTTCTTGGTAAGAAGAAGGGGGTGGGGGAGGACGAAGAATGTTTATCCTTGTAATTGCATAACTGCACCTGGTTTAGTGGATAATTATCCTTTTTCTTGAAAAAATTTCTAACGTGTTTCTGATAaacttttttggatttttttttaaaggagacAATTGGTGACCAACCACGTCCATTCATTcccgcggggggggggggaggggggggagGACGAAGAATGTTTATCCTTGTAATTGCATAACTGCACCTGGTTTAGTGGATAATTATCCCTTTTCTCCACGTCCATTCATTCGCCGGCGCCGGGCCCGGGGGGGGGGAGACACACAAATATTTTAGCCTCCCCCTGACCATAAGTTTAGCTTCCACACCAACATTGAGTTTCGAACCCAAGACATTCAcacattttttgtaatttttgaagaAAGCCTTGAAATCCGGcccttttagtttttgattgtgAAGGAAACAAAGGGAAATATTTGGTCTCATGATATTTGACTGAGGAATGTCAAACAACTATTAATTGAAAGGGAAGGATTTCTATCTAATAATATCAAAGCAAACGTCACAAAATGGGATATTAACTATTGAGATTTTGCTACAGTCAAACGCCCACCCGGCTGAAATTGCTGATCATATAATGGCTGCAATCGGTGGGTTTTCTTGAATGTTAAGGCGGAGCATGTAAGGATAAATCGGCGAACCGCAGTAAATGTAATTACCAATCTTGATGCCACTTGAAATCATTGACAATCCTGGATCATAGTAGTGAGCAATCAAATTTCCTTCTATATCAACGGCCAGAACTCCACCATTCTTCTCCACACTGGGTCTTAATTTGTATTTCTCCATAATTGCCGTCACTTTTCTTATGAAAGGATATCTAACAGCCAAATCCCATGCCAATGAAAGCCCCTGCGTTCAAAATTGCACACGAGAAAAACCTATCAATTTTGAGCCCTTTACTAGGTAATCTTGGAAACTTAAAGGGCATAACTGCAAAGTGGTTTATAACAGTCTTAATTTACTAATTACCATTGACATTGCAATCCAGTAATGGCCTTCTCCATCATATCTTATGTTATCTGGCAAGCCTGGAAGATGATCAATAAAAGTATCCACGCTTCCCTTTTTCTCACCTTGTATGTAAAACTTTCTACACCTGCTCCTGCAAAATGCATAAACAGAAAGACAGTCTAACATGTTACGCTATCACTATTAGGCTATCAATTTACATGATGCGCTCGAACAACAATTTATAAATCAGACAAGCTCATATCGCATGCAAAAATTGTAAACTAATTGACAACGTACATTGGGGTTTCGCAGTAGATTACGTGACTCTGATCCGGTGAAACCACCACGCCATTAGCGAAGTACAGATCACGCAGCAGCACTGtggtctgtttggttgctgaatCGTAGCTCATGAGTCTTCCGTGAGGCCGGCCCTCCAAAATGTCCCAAACATGGTCTTTCATATTGTATTTATATGAAGCATCTGTGAAATAAATCATGCCATCCACTGCTACATCTACAGCGTCCGTCAGTAAAAATTTTACACCCTCAGCCTTGTCTGCCAGCACCTTTACCTCACCCTCACTTGTTACATTCAACAAGCCCTGCCATACACTACATTTAATTATTCTGTACAGTATAAGGAATTGAatttcacacacccttttttacttctacCACATCGTTTTTTGTTTtcagccgtcggatcggatgcattgaagaagatcaatggacagaaattaacaaggatgtgtgagaagtagaaaatgatgtgtggatagcacatcccataGTATATCCTATAGATAACGTGTCTCATGCCTTTTTATCCACAACATACTACGTCTTCATGGGATACAATACCATACAATACCTTAAAATGAACATGTAacaattttattgttttagtttgatttattcaatatgACTACTCTAAGTAAAGAGGGGTGTGTGTTGACTCATGTTCGTCGtgtcaattgattttttttaatgttaaattatatttgttaaaaaaactaattttgcTTTTGTCACATTCTAGCCCGGGACAGATCACATCCCGGGCCCACTCTatcaccatagcacgatattgtccgctttgggtttaccattccctcacggttttgtttttgggaactcacgagcaaattcccagtgggtcacccatcctgggaatgctctggcctccttctcgcttaacttcggagttcctacggaacccgaagccagtgagctcccaaaaggccttgtgctaggtagggatgagaatatacatttaaggatcactcccctgggcgatgtggaatgttacaatccaccccccttaggggccgacgtcctcgtcggcacaccacggccagggttaggctctgataccaattgtcacatcccagcttggggcggatcacttcccggacccgctccaccaccgtagcacgatattgttcgctttgagcttaccattccctaacggttttgtttttgggaactcacaagcaacttcccagtgggtcacctatcctggaAGTGCTCTAGCCTcattctcacttaacttcggagttcctacggaacccgaagccagtgagctcccaaaaggcctcgtgctaggtagggatgagaatatacatttaaggatcactcccctaggcaatgtgggatgttacagctttttattaaaaaaatattcagaGAAAAAAATGAAGCTAAACATCAAATCGAgagttttattttgaaatttacattcaaagttATTTTGAATTGCTAGTTTAGCTCCGATTAAGTCATTTGTATATTTTTCACTTGTATGAATTACAAGTGATGACACTACTATTTTCTATACTAAAAGAGGGGAGAGTTTGGACCTTTGAGAAGCATTGGGTTGAAAAAGAATAACCTATCCACTAGGCCAATATCCACCATTTGTCACTTCTAATTTTTTAGAATTCTAGTttataaagtgtaaattttgaaaGCTTCATAAAATTAGCGTTATCCGTTAATATATTTAGATGGACATTGTTTGGCTTCTTAGATGATGGAGTTACAAAGTGACGTGTAAAAAGATGATCTTGAGAATGAATGTTTGTATTATAAATTTGCACGGGGAAATAAGGTCATGCCATCATATAAAGAAGAATAACAACTTTTGAAACATGTTGATATACAAAATTGGGTCTATCTTGGATCAA encodes the following:
- the LOC126583074 gene encoding protein STRICTOSIDINE SYNTHASE-LIKE 5-like, translated to MNSADSVSVPKPSSKSSWLSAPTSLFLILIIPIFAATLIYQLDSFDPAPVPFRELTRHLIKKAPAQNPRMLRGAERVGYGVLPGPEDVAYDKRSGIIYTGCADGWMKRIKRNESENPEFAVENWVNTGGRPLGLAFGHHDEVLVADADKGLLNVTSEGEVKVLADKAEGVKFLLTDAVDVAVDGMIYFTDASYKYNMKDHVWDILEGRPHGRLMSYDSATKQTTVLLRDLYFANGVVVSPDQSHVIYCETPMSRCRKFYIQGEKKGSVDTFIDHLPGLPDNIRYDGEGHYWIAMSMGLSLAWDLAVRYPFIRKVTAIMEKYKLRPSVEKNGGVLAVDIEGNLIAHYYDPGLSMISSGIKIGNYIYCGSPIYPYMLRLNIQENPPIAAII